The bacterium genome includes the window ATACCTATTCACTCATACACGACGATCTCCCGTGCATGGATGATGACGATCTCCGGAGAGGAAAACCGACACTCCATCGGGTGTTCGGGGAAAATATAGCCGTGCTTGCCGGTGATGCGCTCAATGCCCTGGCGTTTCACCTTATATCGCTTGCCGAGGACTGCCGTCTCATCCGGATTCTGGCCGATGCAATCGGAACGGAAGGAATGATCGGAGGTCAGGTTGCCGATGTGGAGGCGGAAGGACACCCCAATATCGGCAGGGATGATGTGCATTTCATCCATACACACAAGACGGCTGCGCTTATCAGGGCCAGTCTCCAGATGGGAGCGATAACCGCGGGGGCCCCCGAGGAACAGATTGCCGTAACGGGTGAATTCGGCTCGCTGATCGGTCTTGCTTTCCAGATCGTTGACGATATATTGGACATCGAGAGTTCGGACGAGGTGCTCGGCAAGGATGTCGGGTCCGACCAGCAGCAGGACAAGGCAACCTATCCGAAAGTGTTCGGCCTCGATAGTTCGAAGGAAATTGCCCGCACGATGATCGATGATTCCTGTGGGGTGCTTACCCGTCTCGATGGTGAGCGGGAGATACTTGACGGTCTTGCCCGGTTCGTAATCAGCAGAGTGTATTGAAAAAAGGGACAGAGGGACAAAGAGATAAATGTTAGCCGGGAGTATTCATGAAAAATATTCAACCACGAAGCCACGAAGACACAAATATATGTAACATATTATTTATACTATCATTAGCAATTATTAAACGCAAATACCTGAAAAGATATAAAAAACAAATCCGCGAAAATCCGTGTTCTATTTGAATTTAAAAATAGATCGGATTAGGGAAATGTAGATAGAAATCTGTCTTTTATCGTCTTTTAAAACGACTTTTATAAAAAAATCATATATAAACGTTAACCCGGAAACCTTGAATAATCAATCTTTTAAAAAAGAAATTCCATGAAACGGATTATTGATACGATCAACAGTCCCCGGGACCTGAGACGGCTTTCCATTGCCGAGCTCGAAAAACTTGCGGAAGAAATACGCATGGAAATCTGCAATGTTGTTTCGCATAACGGCGGTCATCTGGCGCCGAGTCTGGGTGTTGTGGAATTAACCATAGCGCTCCATGCGAGCCTGAACTGCCCCGAGGATAAAATTGTCTGGGATGTGGGACATCAGTGTTATACTCATAAAATACTAACCGGCCGCCGCGAAGCTTTCCCGACTCTCCGTATCGAGGGCGGGATTTCCGGATTTCCGAGCATATTCGAAAGCGAATCGGATGCTTTTGGAACAGGGCACGCGGCCACTGCCATATCGTCGGCGCTCGGGCTTGCCGCGGCGCGCGATCTCAAGGGAGTACATGAAAAGATCGTTGCGGTGGTCGGCGATGGAGCAATGACCGGCGGACTTACATTCGAGGGTCTCAACAACGCCGGTGCCTCACGCCGTGATATCATTGTCGTCCTCAACGACAACAAGATGTCGATTTCGCCGAATGTGGGAGCGCTTTCAAAATACCTGACCGATGTCATATCGGCAAAACCGTATAACAAGCTCAAGAAGGATATATGGGAGCTGACCGGGTTTATTCCGCGCATCGGCAAGCCCGTCCGCGTCGTTTTGAACCGTATGGAGCGGAGCCTCAAGAATCTCATCGTTCCGGGAGTCTGGTTCGAGAGCCTCGGCTTCCGCTATTTCGGCCCGGTGGACGGACACAATATCGGCCATCTCATGCAGGTTCTTTCGCAGATCAAGGAGCTCAAAGGTCCGCTGCTTCTTCATGTGTATACCACAAAGGGCAAGGGATACTGTTTCGCCGAGCAGGACGCCACCCGTTTTCACGGTATCTCGGCGTTTGAAAAAGAAACCGGGAAGCTCAAGTCGAAATCCGACCGTCCGAGTTATTCGGAAATTTTCGGAGATGCGCTTACGGAGCTTGCGCACAAACAGGAGAATATCTGCGCTGTCACGGCGGCGATGAGCGAGTCCACCGGCCTGGGACCGTTTGCGCAGAAATTCCCGGATCGCTTTTTTGATGTCGGAATTGCCGAGGGACATGCGGTAACATTTGCCGCAGGGCTTGCACGGTCAGGCATGAAGCCGGTTGTGGCGATCTATTCGTCATTTCTCCAGCGGTCTTACGACAACATTGTTCACGATGTCGCCCTTCAGAAACTGCCGGTGGTTTTCTGTCTCGACCGCGCGGGATTTGTCGGTGAAGACGGCCCCACGCATAACGGGCTTTTCGATTACTCCTTTACGCGCCATATACCGAACCTCGTGGTA containing:
- a CDS encoding polyprenyl synthetase family protein, yielding MSPEDFLAIQKDRVNTYLDRYLLPETAEPVSIHKAIRYSVFSGGKRFRAGLCIAACEAFGGDSERALPVASGIELIHTYSLIHDDLPCMDDDDLRRGKPTLHRVFGENIAVLAGDALNALAFHLISLAEDCRLIRILADAIGTEGMIGGQVADVEAEGHPNIGRDDVHFIHTHKTAALIRASLQMGAITAGAPEEQIAVTGEFGSLIGLAFQIVDDILDIESSDEVLGKDVGSDQQQDKATYPKVFGLDSSKEIARTMIDDSCGVLTRLDGEREILDGLARFVISRVY
- the dxs gene encoding 1-deoxy-D-xylulose-5-phosphate synthase; protein product: MKRIIDTINSPRDLRRLSIAELEKLAEEIRMEICNVVSHNGGHLAPSLGVVELTIALHASLNCPEDKIVWDVGHQCYTHKILTGRREAFPTLRIEGGISGFPSIFESESDAFGTGHAATAISSALGLAAARDLKGVHEKIVAVVGDGAMTGGLTFEGLNNAGASRRDIIVVLNDNKMSISPNVGALSKYLTDVISAKPYNKLKKDIWELTGFIPRIGKPVRVVLNRMERSLKNLIVPGVWFESLGFRYFGPVDGHNIGHLMQVLSQIKELKGPLLLHVYTTKGKGYCFAEQDATRFHGISAFEKETGKLKSKSDRPSYSEIFGDALTELAHKQENICAVTAAMSESTGLGPFAQKFPDRFFDVGIAEGHAVTFAAGLARSGMKPVVAIYSSFLQRSYDNIVHDVALQKLPVVFCLDRAGFVGEDGPTHNGLFDYSFTRHIPNLVVMAPMDENELRDMLSFAVKYYDGPVSIRYPRGSGTARTLLKSFRPLEPGKAEVLFEGKDAAVLAIGETVTPSLEAAKILADEGIKVTVVNMRFVQPLDTGLLDSIAEKGKPIITVEENVLAGGFGSAVLEYYALKGVRPHITMIGVPTEFAGQASRKRLIHRYGLDTPSIAETIRKAVRS